The stretch of DNA CGGGGTGCCGTTCGCGCAGCTGCGCAACCCCGCCACCGTGGTGGGCGCGGTGCTGGAGGCGCAGAGCTTCCACCCGTCGCGCACCGCGCGCAACCACCTCCGCTGCTACGCCGCGGCGATGAACGTGCCGGACCAGCAGGTCGACCACGCGCTGGAACTCGTCGGGCTCACCGGCGCCGCGGGCCGCGCCGCGGGCGGGTTCTCGATGGGCATGCGGCAGCGGCTGGCGCTGGCCACCGCGCTGCTGGGCGATCCGCAGGTGCTGATCCTGGACGAACCGGCCAACGGCCTCGACCCGGAGGGCATCGCGTGGTTGCGCAGCTTCCTGCGATCGTTCGCCGCGTCCGGGCGCACGGTGCTGGTCTCCAGCCACCTGCTGCGGGAGATGGAGCACACCGTCGATCACGTCGTGATCGTCAGTCGCGGTGAGTGCGTCTACAACGGCCACCTCGACGAACTGCGCGCGCAGCAGAGCTCGCGCGTGCTGGTCCAGGCCAGCGACCCGAACACACTGGTCACCGAGCTGCAGGAAGCCGGCAACGAGGTGGAGTACCTCGCCGACGGGCGGCTGGGCGTCACCGGCTCGGACTCCAAGGCGGTCGCGGACCTCGCGCTGGAAGCCGGGGTGGCGATCTACGGGCTGGAGGACGAGCAGGTCGACCTGGAGCAGCTGTTCTTCCGGCTCACCAGCGGCCAGTACGTGGCGGGCGCCTACCAGCCGGAGCACGGCCCGGCGGGCGGTTGGGGACCACCCGGCAACGGGCCCGATCCGTACCAGCAAGCGCAGCAGTCGGACTCCCAGCAACGCGACGGCCTCGGAGGTGGCGCCTGATGGGCGGCCTGATCAAGTCCGAGTTCCGGAAGGTCTTCACCACCAACCTGTGGTGGGCGCTGCTCATCCCGGTCGCCGTGATCAGCTTCGGCTCCGGCTGGATGGGCACCGGATTCGGCACCATCAACTCGATCGAGCAGGAGATCGGCAGGCCGTTGCCGCTGGGCCTGCTGACCATGTCGATGTCGACGAACTTCAGCGTGATCTTCGCTGGGCTGCTGGGTGCGCTGGC from Saccharopolyspora sp. SCSIO 74807 encodes:
- a CDS encoding ABC transporter ATP-binding protein — encoded protein: MHDGSGRILVQHLSKNFGQVGAVRDLSFAVEPGVVTGFLGPNGSGKTTTLRMVLGLVNPTEGSSTINGVPFAQLRNPATVVGAVLEAQSFHPSRTARNHLRCYAAAMNVPDQQVDHALELVGLTGAAGRAAGGFSMGMRQRLALATALLGDPQVLILDEPANGLDPEGIAWLRSFLRSFAASGRTVLVSSHLLREMEHTVDHVVIVSRGECVYNGHLDELRAQQSSRVLVQASDPNTLVTELQEAGNEVEYLADGRLGVTGSDSKAVADLALEAGVAIYGLEDEQVDLEQLFFRLTSGQYVAGAYQPEHGPAGGWGPPGNGPDPYQQAQQSDSQQRDGLGGGA